A genome region from Deinococcus seoulensis includes the following:
- a CDS encoding histidine phosphatase family protein, with protein MKLLLIRHAQSENNVIEDRPDYAQARQPDPPLTAHGHHSVRQFAQNADLHGTTCLYTSLMLRAVQTAAPIAARLNLPAHGIEQAYEYGGLTTGPAGGFTPVTGGDHASLRAHCPTLIWPAHLTGQPWDGGAEAWEEPLFHARAVHVLTDLRARHPGPDRVALITHHDFAGALIRAALGWPITDTPPTFHLAHLGTAQLDLPADGRVGELE; from the coding sequence GTGAAGCTCCTGCTGATCCGCCACGCGCAGTCCGAGAACAACGTCATCGAGGACCGCCCGGACTACGCGCAGGCGCGGCAACCCGACCCGCCCCTGACCGCCCACGGACACCACAGCGTCCGGCAGTTCGCGCAGAACGCCGACCTGCACGGCACAACGTGTCTGTACACCAGCCTGATGCTCCGCGCCGTGCAGACCGCCGCCCCCATCGCTGCCCGCCTGAACCTCCCCGCGCATGGCATCGAACAGGCCTACGAGTACGGCGGCCTGACCACCGGCCCCGCCGGAGGCTTCACGCCCGTCACGGGCGGCGACCACGCCAGCCTCCGCGCGCACTGCCCCACGCTGATCTGGCCCGCGCACCTGACCGGGCAACCCTGGGACGGCGGCGCCGAGGCGTGGGAGGAACCCCTCTTCCACGCCCGCGCTGTGCACGTCCTGACCGACCTCCGCGCCCGGCACCCCGGCCCGGACCGGGTGGCGCTGATCACGCACCACGACTTCGCCGGAGCCCTGATCCGCGCGGCGCTCGGCTGGCCCATCACGGACACGCCACCGACCTTCCACCTCGCGCACCTCGGCACCGCCCAACTCGACCTGCCCGCAGACGGCCGCGTGGGCGAACTGGAGTGA
- the sdaAA gene encoding L-serine ammonia-lyase, iron-sulfur-dependent, subunit alpha, with amino-acid sequence MTTLDDILNAPAPASEWILAQDCAETGLHPDDIRAEMLRRIREMRDSIQRGLSSDAKSITGMVGWNAKGLWDAPDVLGAPVLKRVQAYAMAVNEENARMGRIVAAPTAGSAGTIPGALIGVADHLGIPDEQLVNPMILAAGIGKAISKRMFISGAAGGCQAEIGSSAAMAAAAIVELMGGTPRAAVHAASMALMNTIGLVCDPVGGYVEVPCVSRNAFYAVHAVSAAQLALAQLESFIPPDEVLGAMASVGRMMPAALRETADGGLAQTPTGLAVTARMEGKKDGEGPGGMIELPLA; translated from the coding sequence ATGACCACCCTCGACGACATCCTGAACGCCCCCGCCCCCGCCTCCGAATGGATTCTCGCGCAGGACTGCGCCGAGACTGGCCTGCACCCAGACGACATCCGCGCCGAGATGCTGCGCCGCATCCGCGAGATGCGCGACAGCATCCAGCGCGGCCTGAGCAGTGACGCGAAGAGTATCACCGGAATGGTCGGCTGGAACGCCAAGGGCCTCTGGGACGCCCCGGACGTGCTGGGCGCGCCCGTCCTGAAGCGCGTGCAGGCGTACGCGATGGCCGTGAACGAGGAGAACGCCCGCATGGGCCGCATCGTCGCCGCGCCCACCGCAGGCAGTGCCGGAACGATTCCTGGCGCGCTGATCGGTGTGGCCGACCACCTCGGCATTCCCGACGAGCAACTGGTGAATCCCATGATCCTCGCCGCCGGGATCGGCAAGGCCATTTCCAAGCGCATGTTCATCAGCGGCGCGGCGGGCGGCTGTCAGGCCGAGATCGGCAGCAGCGCTGCCATGGCTGCCGCCGCCATCGTCGAACTGATGGGCGGCACGCCCCGCGCCGCCGTGCACGCCGCCAGCATGGCCCTGATGAACACCATCGGCCTCGTGTGCGACCCGGTCGGCGGGTACGTGGAAGTCCCCTGCGTCAGCCGCAACGCCTTCTACGCCGTGCACGCCGTCAGCGCCGCCCAGCTTGCCCTGGCGCAACTGGAATCCTTCATCCCACCCGACGAGGTTCTGGGCGCCATGGCCAGCGTGGGCCGCATGATGCCCGCCGCGCTGCGCGAAACCGCCGACGGTGGCCTCGCCCAGACGCCCACCGGGCTGGCCGTCACCGCCCGCATGGAAGGCAAGAAGGACGGTGAGGGGCCGGGGGGCATGATCGAACTGCCGCTGGCGTAG